One Cucumis sativus cultivar 9930 chromosome 1, Cucumber_9930_V3, whole genome shotgun sequence DNA segment encodes these proteins:
- the LOC101215798 gene encoding dnaJ homolog subfamily B member 13 has translation MGKDYYNILKVSRSASDEDLKRAYKRLALFWHPDKNPSNKHEAEAKFKQISEAYDVLSDPQKRQIYDLYGEETLKSGKIPPPNPHATSSSAYSPVYQQFQRQHPNTSTFKFNPRNADDIYAEFFGSEGGGGSNNVDGGGKSRGVRDEFFRFQNGMENGSGVKGRKAAAVESALPCTLEELFKGAKKKMRISRNVYDVSGKFRTVEEILTIDIKPGWKKGTKITFPQKGNQEPGIIPADLIFVVDEKPHAIYRRDGNDLVVNHEITLLESLTGKTFELTSLDGRTLTIPITDIVKPGDEMVLANEGMPISKEPGKKGNLRIKFDVKYPSRLTTEQKSDLIRVLGVVS, from the exons ATGGGGAAAGATTACTATAACATACTCAAAGTAAGCCGAAGCGCTAGCGATGAAGATTTGAAGAGAGCTTACAAAAGATTAGCTTTGTTTTGGCATCCTGACAAGAACCCTTCTAACAAACATGAAGCTGAAGCCAAGTTCAAGCAAATTTCTGAAGCTTATGATGTTCTTAGCGATCCTCAAAAGCGTCAGATCTACGACCTTTATGGGGAAGAAACCCTCAAGTCCGGCAAGATTCCGCCGCCCAATCCTCACGCCACTTCTTCATCTGCTTATTCTCCCGTTTATCAGCAGTTTCAACGCCAGCATCCCAATACTTCTACGTTTAAGTTTAATCCCAGGAACGCGGATGATATTTATGCGGAATTTTTCGGATCCGAGGGCGGTGGCGGGAGTAATAATGTCGATGGGGGTGGGAAGAGTAGAGGGGTTAGGGATGAGTTTTTTAGGTTTCAGAATGGGATGGAGAATGGGAGTGGTGTTAAAGGGAGGAAGGCGGCTGCGGTTGAGAGTGCGTTGCCTTGTACCTTGGAGGAGCTATTTAAAGGCGCcaaaaagaagatgagaatTTCAAGAAATGTTTATGATGTCTCTGG CAAGTTCCGGACAGTTGAAGAGATATTGACAATAGACATAAAGCCAGGGTGGAAGAAGGGGACAAAGATCACTTTTCCTCAGAAAGGAAATCAGGAGCCTGGCATCATTCCAGCAGATCTTATATTTGTAGTGGATGAGAAACCACATGCTATATACCGGAGAGATGGGAATGATCTAGTGGTGAACCATGAAATAACGCTCCTGGAATCACTCACAGGTAAAACTTTTGAACTTACTTCTCTGGATGGGAGGACTCTCACGATCCCTATTACGGATATTGTCAAACCTGGCGATGAGATGGTTCTGGCAAATGAAGGAATGCCAATCTCAAAGGAACCTGGGAAGAAGGGAAATTTGAGAATCAAATTTGATGTCAAATATCCATCAAGACTTACAACAGAACAGAAGTCTGATCTAATAAGAGTCCTTGGTGTAGTTTCATAG